From a single Papaver somniferum cultivar HN1 unplaced genomic scaffold, ASM357369v1 unplaced-scaffold_19, whole genome shotgun sequence genomic region:
- the LOC113338564 gene encoding F-box/kelch-repeat protein At3g23880-like — protein MENLHTDVVENILSRLPIDKALQAKRVCNTWRYLVRSKTDRVGLLVAVSYSHDENKHKLYYGDHQYDHIHGKMKYTYDALYKMDDVKFMDGMLGSCNGLVCFQRHYPCPEESFLICNPITGEAFYVPNPNNCTASSGFGYCQSTNQYKIVRMSYQVEAREYHVQVYTLGGAEWRNKGSIQTSLLHSTGIYANGALRSSSQLPEDNMIIAFDLDNEKFQFYPIVTF, from the coding sequence ATGGAGAACCTTCACACAGATGTAGTAGAGAACATACTTTCTCGATTACCAATTGATAAAGCTTTACAAGCCAAACGTGTATGCAACACATGGAGGTATCTCGTTCGTAGCAAGACTGATAGGGTGGGTTTGCTTGTTGCTGTCTCATActctcatgatgaaaacaaacacaaactttatTATGGTGATCATCAGTATGATCATATTCATGGGAAGATGAAGTACACATATGATGCGCTCTATAAGATGGACGATGTCAAATTCATGGATGGCATGCTTGGGTCATGCAATGGTTTGGTCTGTTTCCAAAGACACTATCCATGTCCCGAAGAATCTTTTTTAATTTGCAATCCCATCACAGGAGAAGCTTTTTATGTTCCTAACCCTAATAACTGTACAGCATCCAGTGGGTTTGGTTATTGTCAATCAACCAACCAGTACAAAATTGTTAGAATGTCCTACCAAGTAGAAGCAAGGGAGTACCATGTCCAAGTCTATACACTCGGTGGTGCTGAGTGGAGAAACAAAGGATCCATCCAGACTTCCCTTTTGCATTCGACAGGTATTTATGCAAACGGAGCTCTTCGTAGCAGTAGTCAGCTGCCTGAAGATAATATGATCATAGCGTTTGATTTGGATAATGAGAAGTTCCAGTTTTATCCCATTGTCACGTTTTAA